The nucleotide window GCACACGGATTATTTTAGTGTCATCGTACACACCTTCAAATATTGTATGGGAGtccttttataatttttttctcggATCGAATGTCATCATAAATTTGACACGCGCTGGACAAAATTGGTTTGCCGAAGAATGAGAAGGAACTTTGactaatccaatccaatctaaCACGTGAGTAAGTAGACAGAAAACAAGAGTTATAGAAAAGTCGGCATGGAAATGCTTGGAAGAACGGGGACACAATTGTCTTTCTGAGTAAATGATGTCACAGAGAAGAGAACGAAACCCACCAAACAGAAAatcaaaaaaggaaagaaaaaaaattgtgaatagAAGACTCAAGGAGCGAGTTATGAGTATGATTGTAGTAGGCAGACAGAGATGAAAGTggaatgaaagagaaaaaaaatagagtagTTGCTGCTGCTGAGGCCTGACAGGCACACACACagccaaaaaaaacacagGGACGACCGCCAAGCCACCCTCCTGAGCCTGCTCTGACCCGCCGCCTCTGCTCTCTCTTATTCACCTGTCCAGTTTTGAGTGTGGTCCAtcccctcccctcccctcccctcccAATATATCTAAATTCAATAGCTAAAGCTCTCATCTTTCTTCAGTTCTAGagacttttctttgttttattttgttgggtttggttttgcttcttgggggGCTCTGAATTGCAGCATATCTGAATGAAAAGGTAAAGGTTGAAGCTTGGTGTTCTGGGTTGTTGATATTAtgatcaaacaaaagcaatgGATTGggaggttttttatttgtaggTTTTCTGAGCTGCGTTTTTGAGTTAATGAATTAACACCAATTCTGGTGGTATCTCTCTAGCTCCCACAGATTATTGAGACCTCTCCTATCTGGGTTTTGTGCTCATCCGACACCCCGTTTTCGGTCCTCTGTTCAAATTACAgtaaaacaaagaacaaacaagAAAGCAGGTCAACAATCTAATCTCTTCACACCTTCTGACACCTTGTGTGTAGAAGGAGCAAAAAAATCTTGTCGGATATTGTTCAATTCAGGGAGATATTGGGCCATCGgattttcataatttcatttccCATTTGGTTTCATGCTTATTACATTCATTGTGATTGATGAAATGAGTGAATGGCCTCTGGTTTTTTGTGGTGGGTAGGTAAGTTAGTGGGAACGAGAAAGAGGCATGCCTATGCACAAGGATAACGATCGCCCTTTGTTTTGCAGTGAGAGTCTTTAGATTCTCAAGGCTCAGCGAAACACGTTGAGCCTCTCATCTCACAACAACGCTCTAATTTAGCCTTCCCCTTATAACCTGCGTGTTCCATAAAGCCGCACATCCCATCAAGCAAGAGCACAgcagcaaaagaaagaaaagtatatAGGGAGATCATCATCAAACACCAGCTGGGGCTTgttcagaagatggatcaGCAAAATCCAGATCAGAGGTTGAAGCCAACTTTACAGACTGAGaaccagcagcagcagcagcaaaacCAGCAGCCTCAGAAGTGTCCTCGCTGTGAGTCTCTGAACACCAAGTTTTGCTATTACAACAATTACAGCCTCTCTCAGCCGCGCTACTTCTGCAAGACTTGTAGAAGGTATTGGACCCAAGGCGGGACCCTCAGGAACGTCCCTGTCGGCGGAGGCTGCCGGAAGGGGAAGCGTCCGAAGACTaattcttcatcatcatcatctcccTCTCTGCAGCCACAGTCGCAGGCACAGGCACCACAACAAGACCAGCAAACAGTGAAAAACTTGTCCACAACAAGCCCAAGTTCTAATCTTGGGGCTATAGAGAGCACTGGTAATTTGGCTTCTCACCATCAGTACTATCCTGGTGGTACTGGGTATTTGTCATCTTATGCAGCAATTCAATCTCTGAATCAGTCACAGCCCTTCAACGTTGGGGGCCATGATCAACTGGGAGGAGGTGCATCCTCAAATATGAGCCTGCTGCAGGGGTTCAATGTTTCAGCTCCTTTTGGCCAATTTTATCAAGCTGGCAACACTAAGAGCAGCATGGTGGATCAAACGGCTCTGTATCCATCTGATCAAGAGGGCTTATTGATTCAACCAACCAGGCCTTCTGCTTCTAGTGACCATGGCTGGCCTCATCAGAGCTTCAACATCAACAGATCATCTGCTAATGCTTCTTCTGCAGCTTCTGAAAGCGCTTTGTGGGCCACCACCACCTCTGGTAACAtgaacaccaccaccaccaccagcgCTGGGCCTTCTCTGAACCCAAACCAGTGGCCTGATCTACCTGGATCATATGGCCCTCCTAATTGAGACTTTTCAAGCATGCATTTCTTGCAGCAGCTCCCTCAACCTCCAGAGACCGTTCAGAACATGGCAATTAATTATCCATCTGCATATGGATGGATCTCATCTCAGCCCATGTTCAGTTCTCATTTCCCTGTACTGTGCTAAATTGGTTCATTTAACTTGGTGGTTTAAGTAGGTTATGTAtaatctttgtttttcatggagcatagatatatatatttagagAGAATTTGGTGATGTGAGTTTTCATTGTAAATGAAAGGAGGAGCGTATAGCGGTCGTAATCATATATAGCCTTTTGTTTCCATGCGTTGGGTTGATCTATGATTAGGTTGTTTGTTTTGAACTTAAATTTCATCAAAAGTTAAATGAGTTAAATATGCTTtaattgtaactttaattgtTATTTCATTGCTTTAATCGTTTGCTTATTCATCTATACAATTTAGATAGTTCAAAGTGGTGGCTTTCTGAGCAATCTAAAAGTATGATGCATGGATAAGGGAAGCTTAGTTGAATGTGTAGAAAAGTTGATGAACCAAGATATATGGTTTGGTTAGGTTTGTTGCATGAGGTGGGTGACTGCACTGACTGTGCTACAAATGCTTTAAAATGAATCACTACTTGAGACCCAGAGTTCCAAATTGCTTTATGATTTATTGTCATCAGGGCGCTTTGGCAGGCTTTAGCCTGCCTGCCTGCTACAGGCTCTTTTTCTTGCTAGTGTGGAACAGAAATAGCAAAACAAGATTATTTCTGGCCTGCCAATCACGGTACCTCAAGTGAAAAGGTTTCACATAAGTGTTTCTCTATATAATATTAATCTTTCTTatcaataaacatataatcCAAGAAACTGTTGGCTGCGAATGCAGGCATAGCTGTTGTAGATGTACAACAATATCGAATGGATGgtagaaattaatagaagaggtaaaaaaagaaaaaagaaaaaaaaagcctgCATGGCTGATCCCATTTGAAACAACACTTACACGTTCTATACGCACAGTCCAGCAGTAGTGAATCTTACTATGCAAGGACCACTGGCTCCGGCTGGCACAGTTAATTAGCACTacgtttaattatttaaagatTAATTAATGAATAGATTGCAATGGGATTCTTGTACAATATACATACAGAGAATGGTGGGAGGGCGTGAAGGTGGGTATATTGTGGTTTCCCAGTAAAGCAAATCTTTGGTCTGCCATAGAGAGATCTCTGTCGCACTACAAAAAGCAGTGTGAGACCTCTTGGGATGCAATATAAGCCGTACATATTATTACATTtggattttcagttttcataTGGTTGGCAAGtgatgattttcaatttcttgtgTTTAATGTTGATGCATCTTATTATGTGAAAAGTAATATCTGCAATGGTTATTTTAGTTAACTGAACAATTAATTGGTCTTAATTAACCAATAGAACCATCCGTAGGTGCATATATGCATGCATTATTAAGCTTATAATTGCTACCTTATTAGTTAGTGTTAGAGTGGTACCAGCAGCTAATCATGAATAATGGTGTGGTACCACTTAGTAATGAATGAATTATGTCAAAACAAAGCAGCACctacatacaaaataaatggaTGTAATAATATGCTCTTGTAATTGATCCATGGAatataaataatgaaataaaaagataaataatttGGATAAATGTTTCATTGAAATTTATCACTATCATCCTACCATAACTTGTTTGTAACGAAGATagcattgttttgttattctcgGTTAAAAACATAATGACACGTAAAAAAGTTATTCAACGTGTTATTATATTCTTGATCAAGAATAGCAAAAAGTATTATTTCCGTTACATGATAGTTTCTCTCCAACTGCACATATCGGGGAAGGAAACAAAGTTGGAGAATCCAATCCCCATCTTTGGTTGCTTGTGCCTCAAGAGAGGTCTATAAATAATGGGAAATATTGGAGTGAAATTTCATCTCAAAATGTTTCACTTCAACTTGAACGGGGGTTGTTGGAGGTAAATATTGGAGCTTTGAGGATAAAGTATAATGAGACTCTACATTAGTGGGGAACCTTCCCCATCTCTTTACATGCCTTTCTCTTGTTGAAGTCCTTTCAAAGCTTGAAAGCTCcctttggtggtggtgacaAATGCATGGAGGAACAATCCAGTGTCTGGCTTTAGCACCACGTCTACATTTTCATGATTTTGATGTGTGGGGCCCTTCTCGTATTTCTTATATCTCTATGATATTGAAGCAAAATGCAGAAGTGGTGGGCCCACTTGGCCGAAGAGACAAAGACTCCTATATGGAAGAAGTGGACTTTCCATCAAATTCACATCCCATCGATGTGGGGCTCAAGCCTTCTCAATGCACCATCATCTGGTCAGCTTGCAGGAGACTTTGTAAAAGttcaaagaagagagaaattttttaaaagaaatcaaaataaaaaaaattatttttatttattttttattttttaattttttttaatatttgtatgtcttttatttaaaaattaagaggtttttctattttttttgaaaaaacttttgctttttttaaaagtaaaatttttttatggctaaaacctaaatttactgcAGGTCTTTCGGTTTTTTGGACAGTTTTGTGGACTTAGCCACTTGACCATATGATGTGTTTGAGACATTAAAGGGTGTCAATATACCCCAAATAGTATGTGAAACTAAATCATAAAAAGTTCATTTGTAATTAGGTCCTCAATCAAAACGGTTAGAGCAATAACTTTGTAGCttaagtaattaaaaatagttatttatgtatttgagATTATGCGTTTAAATTAATGTCGTATccttattttgaaaaataagagaaataatagttttttattgttgttgttgttgtcgtTGTCGTTGTCGTCTTATATGAGTGAAAGATCGAAAGACATCCGGGATTGTGTATAAGATGGGGTTGACTAGCAAGAAAGGAAGTTGtaaatttcttttg belongs to Prunus persica cultivar Lovell chromosome G4, Prunus_persica_NCBIv2, whole genome shotgun sequence and includes:
- the LOC18780196 gene encoding dof zinc finger protein DOF1.4 — translated: MDQQNPDQRLKPTLQTENQQQQQQNQQPQKCPRCESLNTKFCYYNNYSLSQPRYFCKTCRRYWTQGGTLRNVPVGGGCRKGKRPKTNSSSSSSPSLQPQSQAQAPQQDQQTVKNLSTTSPSSNLGAIESTGNLASHHQYYPGGTGYLSSYAAIQSLNQSQPFNVGGHDQLGGGASSNMSLLQGFNVSAPFGQFYQAGNTKSSMVDQTALYPSDQEGLLIQPTRPSASSDHGWPHQSFNINRSSANASSAASESALWATTTSGNMNTTTTTSAGPSLNPNQWPDLPGSYGPPN